In the Juglans microcarpa x Juglans regia isolate MS1-56 chromosome 6D, Jm3101_v1.0, whole genome shotgun sequence genome, one interval contains:
- the LOC121236181 gene encoding dormancy-associated protein 2-like, with amino-acid sequence MASSKVFLLLGLAFAVVLLVSARELAETTQTQEAVQTDSVEDAKYGGHGYGHGYGHGHGHGHGKPGHGGHPGHGAAGETETDQN; translated from the exons ATGGCTTCCTCCaaggtttttcttcttctcggTCTTGCCTTTGCCGTTGTTCTCCTGGTCTCAGCTCGTGAGCTCGCTGAGACTACTCAAACCC AGGAGGCTGTACAAACTGACTCTGTGGAGGATGCCAAGTATGGTGGCCATGGGTATGGCCACGGCTACGGACACGGCCACGGTCACGGACACGGTAAACCAGGTCATGGTGGTCACCCAGGACATGGTGCTGCTGGCGAAACTGAAACCGACCAAAACTAG
- the LOC121236180 gene encoding cold and drought-regulated protein CORA-like has translation MASSKVFLLLGLAFAVVLLVSARELAETTQTQEAVQTDSVEDAKYGGHGYGHGYGHGHGHGHGKPGHGGHPGHGAAGETETYGHGKPGHGGHPGHGAAGETETDQN, from the exons ATGGCTTCCTCCaaggtttttcttcttctcggTCTTGCCTTTGCCGTTGTTCTTCTGGTCTCAGCTCGTGAGCTCGCTGAGACTACTCAAACCC AGGAGGCTGTACAAACTGACTCTGTGGAGGATGCCAAGTATGGTGGCCACGGGTATGGCCACGGCTACGGACACGGCCACGGTCACGGACACGGTAAACCAGGTCATGGTGGTCACCCAGGACATGGTGCTGCTGGCGAAACTGAAACCTACGGACACGGTAAACCAGGCCATGGTGGTCACCCAGGACATGGTGCTGCTGGCGAAACTGAAACCGACCAAAACTAG